One window of the Allorhizobium ampelinum S4 genome contains the following:
- a CDS encoding glycosyltransferase family 4 protein — protein sequence MTRHVLPVVEDTNGTVGRAIDRDPSVRNTRLSVLAPTRYPWRFNSPRHSRHMIENRNFVPMNYVSPKLEGITVLSPFPPRRFDLIHAFNRIPMSATPFMISFESHMPRGFGIETSALYAFMTRRLISDRCLGIGAISEHARRIFQKTHRNNPAYEALNRKLFMRYPNMEIEERADTFNDENQGPIRVVFVGNHFARKGGCVGVRMAELAMERGIPLEVDIVSTVEVGPMSWTDPLAPGYFDRYRKLLSLPNVRHVQNIPNSEVLKILRNAHFSLLTTFCDTFGFSAIESEANYVPVIATKQGALPEFIKHRQNGILLDLDTNDIGEWKHIADDRSTPEFAEIHAREIERLAEESLNEVVAAMADQNAYKAMRQAAYRTAKTMFSAKDANEFWDDFYVEALNEYRTGHNSSGLMQKPFSG from the coding sequence CCGGTCGTAGAAGACACCAATGGTACAGTGGGCAGAGCCATTGACCGGGACCCCTCCGTCAGAAATACCCGTTTGTCGGTGCTGGCACCGACCCGTTACCCCTGGCGCTTCAATTCACCGCGCCACAGCCGGCACATGATCGAAAATCGCAATTTCGTGCCGATGAACTACGTATCGCCGAAGCTGGAAGGCATCACGGTCCTGTCGCCATTTCCGCCGCGCCGGTTCGACCTCATCCATGCGTTCAACCGGATACCGATGAGCGCGACGCCCTTCATGATCTCTTTTGAATCCCATATGCCGCGCGGCTTCGGCATTGAGACCTCAGCACTTTATGCCTTCATGACCCGGCGTCTGATTTCCGACCGCTGTCTCGGGATCGGCGCAATTTCCGAACATGCACGCCGGATCTTTCAAAAGACCCATAGAAACAATCCTGCCTATGAGGCGCTGAACAGGAAGCTGTTCATGCGCTATCCAAATATGGAAATCGAAGAGCGAGCGGATACGTTCAACGACGAAAACCAGGGGCCGATCCGCGTCGTCTTCGTCGGAAATCACTTTGCCCGCAAGGGCGGTTGCGTTGGCGTGCGCATGGCCGAACTCGCCATGGAGCGCGGCATTCCGCTGGAAGTCGATATCGTCTCCACGGTGGAAGTCGGACCGATGTCCTGGACTGACCCGTTGGCGCCCGGTTACTTCGACCGTTACCGCAAATTGTTGAGCCTGCCGAATGTTCGCCATGTCCAGAACATTCCAAATAGCGAAGTGCTGAAAATCCTGCGCAATGCGCATTTCTCGCTGCTGACCACATTCTGCGACACATTCGGCTTCAGCGCGATCGAGTCCGAGGCCAATTACGTGCCGGTGATTGCCACCAAACAGGGTGCGCTGCCAGAATTCATCAAGCACCGGCAAAATGGCATCCTGCTGGATCTGGACACCAATGATATCGGTGAGTGGAAACACATTGCCGACGACCGCAGCACGCCGGAATTTGCCGAGATTCATGCCCGCGAGATCGAGCGACTGGCTGAAGAAAGCCTGAACGAAGTCGTCGCCGCCATGGCCGACCAGAATGCCTACAAAGCCATGCGCCAAGCCGCCTATCGCACTGCAAAGACGATGTTTTCGGCGAAGGACGCCAATGAATTCTGGGACGATTTTTACGTTGAGGCCCTGAATGAGTACCGGACGGGCCACAATTCCTCCGGGCTGATGCAAAAGCCGTTTTCAGGCTGA